The Pogoniulus pusillus isolate bPogPus1 chromosome 27, bPogPus1.pri, whole genome shotgun sequence genome segment ccctctctagagatattcataACCTGCCAGAATGTAGTCTTCTGTGGTCTGATCTACGTGAtcgtgctctggcaggagggttggactggatgaccttttgtggtcccttccagcccctaacattctgtggtttctgtctcttctaaacacctccaggaatggagattCAGTAGCTTCCCTggggaagtctcttccagtgtttgagaacccatTCAGTGAAAATACTTCTAATacctaacctaaacctcccctggtgcaacttgaggccatatcCTCTCCTCCTATTGCTTGTTGCTAGACAGAAAAATCTTCTCAGGTTGTGGCAGAAAATGAGgtggtctcctctcagcttgcttttctctagactgaacaagtccagttctttcagccactcctcagcagacctattctccagacccttcaccagctctgttacCCCTCTTTGcaactgctccagcaccttagtGTCTTAGTTGTTACAGGGGCCTaaagctgaacacagtgctTAATACATTGATAGAGAACCAAAAAAAAGTGATTAAAATGACATCCAATCATTGTCCAAGAGTAGCATAGCTTTTTTCTAACAAGAAACACTATAGTAAGAATACTATCAAGAAACTGTCTGATTCCCTAGTTCTCTATTTGCGTTTGTATGAATGGCAAATAAAAATATCCAATGTTCCATGTGCTTGTCAGTTGATTGCTGAACTCTTTTAGGtacactgtgaagaatttgttcctctGTTTGAAAAACAATATCCAGAATATCCTTGGATAACAGTACAGGTAAGTCAGCAATTCATCTTTCTGCTGTAATTACTCATGgattgtttgtggtttttttcactCAGCAAACTACTTCTGGAAAAAGTGTTGGATTGGCTGAGTTTTATTACATTGGGCTGTGTGAATTATTAAAAGCTTGTTTGTTTATTGTTTCAATGGAACCTCCTGTCTCAGtcagagacttttttttttgtttctaggCAGATATTTTTAAGACATTTGCTGAATTGTTTCAAGCTGCTTCAGCTAAACCTGCGCCTCTTGGCATCTGCAATTATCCATCATCAAGAGCAATATATGCCATTGACTTGATGCTTAAGTGGGACACCAGCAGAGATGGTGAGAAGCTCATTTCTTTGAATGTTGAATTCTTTATATTCATGGACCTTTACAAAAATGTATTTCTTCTCTATGAACTTTTACTAGTGTGCAAGCTCTCTGCCTTCCACTCATACCAAAGTGTGTCTGGAATTGCCGATCTGTGGGGTTAGCAGTAATGATAGGGAAGTTGTCCACTGTGTTTGGCTGagtttttccttcccttgtGACCCTGCTGCTATCATTCTCTgtttttaaaaaacaacaacctgaaaaacccaaacaaaacaaacaaacaaacccaataaagtaaaacaaaacaaacaaacaaacaaacaaaaaaccaaaccaaatccaaacATGAAAAAATCAATAACCAACCAAAACTGACAGATCACACACAAAAAGCCACCACACACACAAGCTTGCTCTACTAGCAGCAAGTTTTCTTTCCCATTTATGGTGAGAACATGTCTGAAATGCCTGTCTCTTTATTAAAACCTGAGAAAGGCATCTTATTTTCTGCAGCCTCCAGTCCTGGACCAGTGTCTTTAATGCAGTTCATTATTATAGGCAAGAAAGGAacaagactggatgatcttggaggtctcttccaaccttgttgagtctattattctgtgatttcagtgcTGTGTTCTCAGGACCATTAATTGGTGCCATGTCTCTGCTAGAACACGTTGTGTTAAGATAGTAGACAGGTGTGTCTTGTAGgtagaaaagcagcagaggcaccAGCACAAAAAGAACTGCTAGGGAAGTATTAAACATAACTGATTGTACTCTTTTCTTGTGACAAGATAATTGCTTGTGCCCAGGTTTGCTGGAGGAGTGACTGGGTGTTTTATTTTGGGTGGGTGCCCCTAGCACACTGCTGCAGTAGCTGCTCCTGTAAATACTGCATCACTTTTATAGAGGGAAACAATTCAGAAACAGGAGGTGTGGAATTAAGCCTTTACTGTTCAGATCAGATGGAGCaagggtttgaatctgggtctGCTACATCTACATTGAAAGTTCTTTCACCTGTCCCAGAGTTGTCTTGCATGGGAGAGACAAAGCAACTCACTAATATTCCTAGCTTGAGGAAAGCTATTGTAGAAGGAACCAACCTCAAATTAACAGCCCTGGCTGAATGTGAACTAACCTTCTGAAGGTGGGGACAGCTATGATGGTGTCAGCAGCCAACTAACCCATTTGTCTGTTGCTTCTGTGCAGAGTATTGTTTACCTATGCATCAGAAACTTGTACCTTTGCTTACAATCTCAACACCAGACAGGAAATAAAATCCTTTGTTTCTCTTGGCACAGAACGTGTTTGATTCTGAACTGTACTCATAAACTTTTAAGAGGAGATTAAACTTCCTGACTTCATTCTAGGAGTGAGATGAAGTGGCTGGAGTGTGAAGGAGCAAAACTGCTAGAACTGGGAAGACAGACATCTAAAATCTTTAATAAAGACAGGTTCATACTGAAACATGAAAGCAGAAACAGTTTTGTGGAAGATGTTTCAGACTGGCAAGCAAGACAGCTGTATCAGGGAGGTCCTATGAAATGCCTGCAAATTCTCATTTGAAATAAGGCATTGGATTAGCATAGGGATTGCAGAATCTTGTTGGGATAATTATCCTCTGGATAATGATGGTAGAACATCcctccaaagaaggagagaaaagagaggaaaaaaggaaagaagaaaatccaCAGCCACTTGCTTGACTTGCCAGCTTGAGTCCTAAAAGATGGTGCTTTAGTCATTCTCTATTATCTGTGCCTTAAACACAGGCAGTGATCCAGGATCTCTGTAGAGCTTGTATTAAAGGGAAATGTTTGTGTTACCTTtcacaggaaaaagaaacatgCAGCCTCAGATCCTGGAGGTCAACTTTAATCCTGACTGTGACAGAGCCTGCAAATACCACCCCACCTTTTTTAATGATGTCTTCAGCACCCTGTTTCTGGATGAAACAGACGGCTGCCACGTGACACGCATTGTCTAGCCACAGGAGGTTTGACTCTATCCTTCTCAGATATGCTTTACAGCAAGATTTATATTTCAGTTCTGTGAGCTGCTGGTGCAACTCTTTTCCTGTACTAATAacacagggggggaaaaaggtatCAGAACCACATGCATACGCTGTACTGATCATCAATTCATCTGCATTTTCCTTGTCTGGCTTAGTTGTATAAATCATCAATTTGAGTTGGTAAAATATGGGAGACCTTGAACAGGACAGTAGCTGGAGCTGTTGCCTTGTTTTTCAGATAACCTAATTCCTTGCTTGCTGAGAAACACTGCATAAGTTCCCCATGTCAACAATAAAACTACAATTTACTGAATCATGTTGGAGTTTCTATGCCTCTTTCTTATGAATCCCTCTAATACAGATCTAAAATGTTCTAGTAGGAAAACAATGCCATATTTCAATGCATTGAACTGCTAGGGTAATGAGATTAAAGATCTGATGGCTCtgctcatttttcttctttaaaaaaaaaagtggcaaATAACCCCCTCAACATTTAGGAACCTTGTACTGCTGGCTGTCATCATTAGCCTGCCTGCTAAAGAAACTAGACTTTTGAGAAGGGGTCAGGCAGGAAATGATAAGGATGCAGTGTCAAATGCAGCACAGGAATGAATAAAATACCTGAAGAAATGAAAGGGATAAGGAAAAAATTTTGCTAGAAGCCTAATTAGTCTATGGACTCCAAAGTTCAGGGCCTAGGATAGACAGTTTTGGGAGAGGGACATCAGTTGGAAATTAATCATTCCTGCTCTCTCCTCATACCAGGCTGAAGTTTAGCAGTTTCGGTCTGTATTTATGTTGCTGCATGTATATGTACAAGTTGCAAAAGTTCTGCTGCCCACCATGAAATACCTATTATGCAGTCTGAGATTTTAAGCTTGTTTGCAGCAATTCAGGCTACAATAATGCCTCCCACTGTCAGGAGCAGCTTTCTGGAAGCTGTGTTAATATATGTGTAGATTTCCTCCTCTGAGCATAATGAAGCTGGGAGTTGATGTTTATTTCTGGTAATAGTTAAAATGCTGTTGTCGCATAAGACGTGATGCTGTAACACAGCAAACCAACTTCTGAATCACCACTATCTCCTGCTTTGCTATAAAACCCACTCAGGCATACACCCCCTTTGTGGCTCACCTAGTAAAGGCACATTTATTTTAAACAAGTACTGCTTTGTCAGCTTGGAATTTTTAGACTAAAATGGTTTAAGTAGTTCAGCTGAAAACAGAGGCTGTAACATTATTTAGAAAATtcttctggaaagaaaaaaagagtaaaaatcTTCTTAACTGAAAATGGCTTATTCAGGTTGTTTCTTGCTACCATTGTCCTTCCAGATGCGGTAATTGAGTGCAGAAGCCATGGTTAGCCAAGCTAAATAAGGAACCATCAAATAAGCTGCAGTTTTGTTGATCTTATACCAGGAAGCAGTTGTAGCTGTTGCTGTACCAGTCGTGAGCAGGAGAGTCGCCAAGCCCTGAAACAGGAAGGTGGTTAGTGTTGTTTTCACTTGTTTTAATTTCCTGGCTACAAAGTCTTTGTGTGGCTATTCCCACTTAACTCTGGCACTTGTTGGATCAACTCTGTGAGTTGATTCCTTCTCAGAAAACCAtccagcaagaaaaaaagataGATTTTAGCTGACTTACAAGTCAATTCATCTCATAAAACAATGGAACAGTGACAAGAAAGAGTATTGCAGCTGtgggagcaggagaaggagaatAAAATCCCTCCCACACAATACCCTCCTTCTTATTTTTGGCAGCAGGAAGTGTTATTTTGACTACAAACCCAGCATGACTTTGTGTAAGTCACTTAGCTAAGTAGACTTTAGCAGTCTTTTCATATCATAGATGCTGCCTGAAAAGACAAGGTGTGAATGAATCAATAATGGATTGCAGTCTTCTACTGTCACAACATAGCACATACATTTAGAGAACCAGACAAATATCTTTTGTTGTTGATAGTGATTTTTATTTCTAAGGCAAGATGTTACTCTTCAGACTGCAGAAAATTAGTCTGGTCTAAAATGGCACCTGAGGAATGTTATGATAAGTTTCTTATCACTACTGTTACCCAGAGAGACCTAGGAACTTGAGCAAGGAGTAAATGTTTACTGTTCCTAGTCACATAAATCTCTTAATAAAAGGAGACAGAAAGAGCTTCTTGAAATCAAGACACTTCAGGATGTTGTAGATCTATAAATTCTCTCAGGTGGCTGCTGGCATGCATTAAAGAGAAGTTTAGAAAACTTCTGTGTACTCAAGCTCATTTTCAGGGAGAAAAGATGATGATAGAAAGCCTTAGTCTTAGCACCTTGTAAATGACAGCAGAAGCCTGTGAGAAGAAACTTACTTTTCCACTTACCCATCCCATTTTGTGAGCTCCGAAAAATATTGGAGTCCATGCCCAGTTTAATGCCAGCTGCCCTGCATACAGCCCCAGAGGAACCACTGCCTTTTCACTGAAGCCTCCTAATTCCTTCCACACCAGGTAGGAGCCATATCTGGAGAAAGCAAATGGAAGGTGCAGTTCAGTGTGTCCATCTGAAAGCTCATGACCAAATGAAGTTAATTTAGCACTAAGGGCCAGATTCATTTGCAAAAGATGGTATTTGAGCACAGGGTTGATTACTTGCTGCCAACAGCAGTATGAGGAGAGAAAAATCCACTTTCCTGCCAGAGTGCTCACTTCTAGGCACAGAGGAGCGGATGACCTACTGTATTTCAGAGAGAGGGGCATGTTGAAACAAGCCAGTCTAAGATGCAAGAGTAAAAGGTAAGTCTCTTGAATCATGAAGAAACTGTTGATTTTGGCAATGGGAGATAAtgctttaaaataaattaaaccaCCTTTTAAAATGGATGAAATATAAAGTAGGAATTGAGGTGGGAATGGACAAAATGTATGGCATCCCAAAACACAGGTGACTGAGTATGGATGGTGTTACAGCAGGGGCAACTCCAGAGTCACCTTTCAAAAGGGAGAAGTGGATGGGGAAAAAATCAAGATCTTAGGACTTCTATAAGAAGAATTAACTGTAAGGAGCATCCTTTTCTGTCTGTGAGATCCTGGCTACTGCAAGATCTTCCCAAAATGTTTTGAAGGTAGTTGAAAAGATCTTAGCACCACAAAAGAACAGTTCATTGAAGGGATCCTAAAACATATGCTGCTGAAAACAGGAATTTTGGGGCTTTGGGAGATTTACTAATGTAAAGTTTATTTTTGCAGTGGAGGAGCCTGATTAGAAGGGGAAGCATTCATCACCTAAGACTCCTTCTTCTGCTCTTGTTTGACTTTCCCCTTGTAGACATCAGCTGGATTTCAATCCAGGTAACTGCAAAGCCATTCCAAGTGGCTACAGTAGAATGCCAAGATCCAGAATTACACCCTTACTGTGCCAGCACTGGAGCAGTCAGCTGATAAAATGCCTAAGAGCTTGTGTAGTGCAACTAGCAAAGTGAACATCTTAACACAAAAGAAAACCTATTAAAGCAAATAGAGCCTGAAGAAATGTATCAGAATTGAATTCTCTTCTTATCTCAACATTCAGGCCTGGGCCCCACACTGGGGCCAAATATGGACTATTCTGGGGTTAACACGAGGAGGAGGACTCGCAGGCAGAGTTGTTAGTTGAGATAAGGACAATTTACTACTCTGTTGCAGGGATATCAGATTgcacaaaagaaaacagaaaagggggaggaggggaggaccACCCAACAGAACTCTCCATAAACTgcacaaagcaaaagcagacaAAAAGGGCTGAACCCCAGCCCGGAAACTGGGGAAGAAACACTAACAGATTGCTCTGTGCCACTTGGAGGGGTTGGATGGGGatagctctgctccattcccccccccccccccccaatccctTGTACCTCCTAATGGGGCCAGTCAGTTTAAACCAATACAGTGACCCACGGTTGCTTCTTGGTCATGGCTTTCATAGGGACTAGACAATGCAGCTTTGATATATTGGCAGCTTGGTTGCAGagtatttaaaaggaaaaaaaaaggagatgtgGTAAGCATTAGAAATTTAACAGGTTTTCCTTATCAAACACATTAGGACCTAAATCTGTTCCTAAGTGACTTACAGAGCCACAGCGTAGACTTAACAGTTGCTCATAGATGTGATTTTCACTTCAGACCAAAAATCAAGAGGTATAGATCTGCTAGAAAGATAAATGTCAAGGCAGGCATGTAAGCTTACTGAATTTTGCTTttagttttttctttcttttaatataTTCAAGATTCTAAAGGAACAAGATGTCCTGATCATTCAAGGAATGTATGTACATGCTGGATTACTGCATAAAAAGCCTGGTAAAAAAATATATCTTCAAAGTAAGTGATAAGAGGACAAAATTTggattttttaaaatatttgatATTCAAGGTTATGATGAGGAATCTGGAAAACAGGTTTGCAAATTGTACAGCCAGCTTGAAGGAAGCCCTTAATGGGAAAGCCTCTTAGCTTGTCTCTCTTTGATAAAAtgcaaccttttttttttgttaacagGACAGTAACAATCTGATACAAATGCTAACTCTTGGAGTATACAAGAGTAGAGAGCAACTTTACAAAGTACTCTCTATAAGAGGAGAATGAAACAAGAACACTGATAGGAAAGCAGGGACAGTGCCCAAGACtataaaaagtatttttttcctggaaagaaaatgaaaccaaaatGAGAGAATGTGTGAGAGTGCAAACTGAGCATTCAGCTGAAGTTTCAGACATTGCAACAGGTGGTGTGATATTTTAGATAACCTGAAGGATGACTACATAATGTTAATTTGGAAAAGATTTGGTCTCTGAAACCTTATGTAGTTAAGCCAGTGCTATATACAAACTACAAATCAATTAGTATGTACTGTCAAGACGGAAAAAAAATGGGAGAGCTAAGCCATAAAAGGCATATTGCAGCCTAAAACCTATTtggccttcacagaatcacagaaacattcaggttggaaaagatccttgggatcatcaagtccaactgataactaAAAATGTTCagccctaaaccatatccccaagtaccacatctgaacaacctttaaacacagccagggttggtgactccaccaccttcctgggcagctcatgacgatgcctgactactctgtctgtgaaaaaattcttcctaatatccagtctaaacctaacctgttgcagcttgaggccattccctcttgttctagagctaattacctgtgagaagagaccagcaccaacctctccacaacctcctttcagggagttgtagagagccatgaggtctcccctcagcctcctctttttcaagctaAGCAGCCCCTGCTTCTTCAGATGCTCCTcaaaagatttattctccaggccttgTGATTCCTTGTTCATTTTCCAGTAATTAATTGCTGTGGTGTCAGGCATTTTAAACTCATTAAATAAAGAGGCAGTAAACGGCTTCAGAGTTTAACAGCCTGCCAGTTTTATTTAAAAGGAAGAGTGTATTTTGATTTTAAGTTCTTTTAATTGAACTCTTTTAGAACAGTTCTATGccacttccctcccttcccttttattttccttttcctaaaACTGCTGAAGGACATTCATAGAAGGAATCCCAGACCTGCCTTGttcccctgctgccagcttggcagGTCTTCTCCTCAGAATGAATGAGAAAAGGAAATCAATGGCAGCTTTTTAAACTCCTGCTTTTGATGAGGATATTTGTCAAGACAGCTTGACAGTTTCTTAGCAAACATCCAgccacaggaacacaacagtaAGTAGTTCTCTGGTCTAGCATTATACCATAAAGCAACTCTGAGATAAACACCTTAATATAATGCAAATGCATACCCCATAAATGTATAGAGACTTCCCCAAACAGGAGCAAACACCCAGTTAGGAGGACACCAGGATGGCTTCTGTAGCGACTCATACCACACTGGGATTTCCTTTTTGGTTATCCTACTTCCTAAAACTCCTCCTGCATGGGGCAGGAGTGTGAAACCCACTGCTGGGGCCCAGGCTGGTACCACGTCCATTGAGACAGCAAAtctgaaacaaaccaaaatgtgTTGATTGACAGAGAAATGTTTAATAATTCCAGTTTTAGCAGGTTTAAAATGTATACACATGCACAGAATCTGATCCACAGCCTAGTCTTGTCAGCTAGAAGGTGACAGCTGGAATTAATGGATCTTGCAGCAGCTTCACTGGACAATACTCACCCTCATAAAGGAACCTCTGATTTACAAGGTGGGCAGGAAGAACAGGATTTTTACTTCCCTTTCAGTTTTGTGTGCTAAGATTACTGGATTTTACCTACTCCAGATATCCTCACACAGAAGAATAAAGCAGTTGGATATTACATGACCTACACTTTGAAGAACAAAATCCAAAAAAGGTACTATaagtgtgtatttctgtatttacCAAAAATGCCCATCCACTCACTGAAACAGCTAGTCAGGAGTGAGAAAACATAGCTAATTTCTTGTGCTCAAGGAAAATAACTGGACACATTGTGTTGCATTTTTAGTTTCCAAAGGGTGCTGACCATGTTCAGCGTGTGTAACTTAGTAGCAGACACTTGAGAAGCTGCCTCAAAAAGTAAATACCAGGGAGGACAATGAGGAGGCACTTCAGCAGTGGTTTGCTGAAGGAGGAAGGAGTGGATAAATGAGGAGTACACCTGTGGCTCCTTCACCAGGCATTCCATCAGTTCTTAGTTACCAAACCCATGAAGTGTACTGGATTAAATTTGCCTGCAGAATTAAGATGTAAGTAATGCCTTCTTGTGGTAGGCTGCAGTAAGCAAGCAAGCAGGGAAGAAGGCAGCAGACTAAACACTCaaaacccaggaaaaaaaatgagtgaaaaaaaaaatctaagcaaAGAATTCCAAACTCAGGCTGGGAAGAAGTGGGAGAGCAGTGTGCTAGTCTGTGAGAACAGTATTCATTAGGTGGGTAAAGAATGGCCCACAAGGAAGGGATGAAAAATTCACATCACTCAATGCTGTTGTCATTGCTGCCATACTTCCTGCCTAATGGATTCTACTTGCTGTTTATCAGGGAATGTCTTCAGTGGAGCAAATGAGTTACCCTCTTCTCCTGCACCTAGATCTGCATTGTGGCTTTCCTGAGGGATCAGGCAGACAGCTGCAGCATACATTACCTGTCACCTGTGCAGACAGCATGAAAGGCTCTGCTTTTACTATGATAAGAAGGAATTGCTATGTGCAAGAGCACCAAGGTGTAATGGAAGCAAGCACAAAGACTGTCTTCTGGTTGCCTTCAGGTAAGTAATTCCTAAAGGTGaagttaaaaattaaaaaaatctcaCTAATTCATAACCTTGTTGCTTTTGCTTTACCTGCAGAAAGAACACTAGGCTTAGTTCTTTTCTTTACACACCTCCATTGTGGCTGTCAAACACTAACTTATATTTTTTAAAGTGATGAACAAGGACACAAAGGAGTTTATGCTTTATTTAGAGGTAACAGTTTGTAGGTGGTTTCCTGTAGGTATTAAGCAACAGGACTTTGTCAGCTTCCCCCCAGGGAAGAAAGTCTGATTCTGCAAACTGAAATTGCTAAACACTAAATGCTATCAAACTGGCaaaacactgctctgctgcagtcatTAGTGAATACATGATGGAGCTATGCCACTGTCCCTCTGAGAGCTGGAGAAACAATGCTGAAATCATGCTTAAGTAACAAGAAAATTgggcaagcaaacaaaagcagagaaagCACAAAGCAAGGAAACAGAGAAAGTGAGGCCAGGTGCAAACAGGAAAGGGGAAAACATGTGATTGTGTGTGAACACGATGGCTTGAACTGAGGGCTGCTGTCCCAGTCTTATGTTACTGCTAAATACTAACATGCTTTCCAGTTGTATTTCTTAAGACTTCCCAAGCACAAGAAAATACTCTTTCTCATCTACTACCAAGAaaaaagaagggcagcaagttgAGAATGTGCTGCTAGGCTCGGCCTAGTAGACCACAGCTGTCCATCAGCAGTGGGAATTCCTGTATTTTAATTCCCATGCAATGTAGTACTAGTATCCATTTCCCACAAAAGCCAGTAGCTAACTCAGGGAGCAGCACCAGTTGATTTGGAAGATGTCCATCTTCCTCTGGTTATGAGAGCTGGGCTATTCAGTTAACTGTGCAGTATGAGGCCTGTGCCATGTTTACAGAATGCTCATTGCAATTGTTTTGCCCTAGTTTCAGCCGGGGTAGTTCACCTCCTTTCTAATAGCAAGTacagtgctgtggtttggatTCAGTGTAACAGTAATGCTGCTACCACAGGGATGGTTTAGTTGTTGCTAAGTAGTGCTTATCCTTACTCAAGTTTTTTTCAGTTTCCCATGCTCTGCCAGCAAGCAGGTAcacaagaagctgggaagacACACAGTGAGGACAGATGACTTGAACTAGGCAAAGGGATGTTCCATACCATAGCACATCGTTCCAAGTATATAAACTGGATGCTTGGGCATTGGCCAGTGGGGGGTGAACACTTGTCTTTTGTTGGAGTtgatttctccttccttttgctATCTTCTTTTTCATGACAATTAATACTGCTATCATTTCATTTTAGTTATTAGACTGTTGTTACATCAGTCCAtgagttttccttttttttcccccaattctcctccccatcccagCTGAAGTGGGAAGGAATGAGCAAACAGGTCTGTCATGGTTAGATGCTGGCTGGAGTTAGACCACAACACTGACACAGCCTCACTGGCTGCACCTGTATTACACAACCTAGAAATAATTGCCACTTTCCCCATCATACCCCAGCTATACTTCAGGGTAAGATCTGGTTGCACAATCTTCTTGCATCCTGATTTTCATACTAAAGAAACCCAAGATGTCTGTGGATGATACCTGCCACGTGCCAAGCAGCTACCCACCTCTAAGAACCACCACAGTTGGAAGTCTTTTCTTTCCACTCTtaacttgtttatttctgtttccACTTTTTATCTCTGCCCTGCAACATGTTCTTCATCACCCTACCCGTTTTCTCTTTAGCCCTAGACTGACTTCAGATAGTTGTGTGCAATAcagtgagggctgcagcaggacagttCATTGTACAAAGATATTAAAATAACTCTTTTAGCTATTCAAAGCATCTGACTTGCCCAAAGCTGATTCCAATAAaataggggagggaaaaaaa includes the following:
- the TSPO gene encoding translocator protein — its product is MSPRPSCPWPPPGRLRRRAPRCHGNRAALTDNHPRPYRQAPRRREGEGGREERTPLGRSACPGAHTLGPSRAHAAPPARRRSSSLGRARGAAPPPHGRGSAAASRKARFAVSMDVVPAWAPAVGFTLLPHAGGVLGSRITKKEIPVWYESLQKPSWCPPNWVFAPVWGSLYTFMGYGSYLVWKELGGFSEKAVVPLGLYAGQLALNWAWTPIFFGAHKMGWGLATLLLTTGTATATTASWYKINKTAAYLMVPYLAWLTMASALNYRIWKDNGSKKQPE